The nucleotide window gagatattatacacttgtgccaacggtttttccaatcttcgaagcacttcaaaaaaaatcattttttttttatcttcttcttcttggcaaaagccaatttttgttcttccacaagtccgggcgtttctggcggattgcttcgcgcaaattgcgcataacttgcaggtaatattccttattgaccgtcttcCTGTGGCAagactcatgatgcaccacgtccctgcaatcgaagaaaactgtcaacaaactgtcgcgatattttttgaacacacgtccgcttcatcgtcatcgattggggaatcggattcgtcttctcctggtggtttgctttcactgccatccagcaggctggagaagtgttaactccataattttagtgtgctctgggcatcagttacCAGATCACTtgtggggttctacaagagtatgctccggtcttgaaaacTTCTGTTAGTCATTGcatttttttgctctttttctgtcagcaaatgcgtttcgcttcccTTTTTAACACTCGATATCAATGGTGGGATGGGCACGGGTTGtagtcgattgtaacgttgcgatgtccaacgcaggataattcttgcgaacaggtgctacttcggactgagtaggcaattgagaagcaaagtcctctctcgacgaacaaaaacaaacctctataagtcactcataattcccgtcctgctatatagtgcagaggcttggacgatgacaacaactgatgagtcgacgtttcgagttttcgagagaaaagttctgcgaaagatttatggcgccctttgcgcgttggccacggcgaatatcgcattcgatggaacgatgaactgaatgagatatatgacgatattgacatagttcagcgaattaaaagacagcggctatgctggctagatcatgttgtccagctctgaaagtattcgacacagtacctgccgggggaagcagaggaagaggaagacctccactcagtTGGAAGAATCAAGTGTAGAAGGTCCTGGCTACGcttagaatatccaattggcgtcacgtagcgaaaagaagaaacgactggcgcgctgttgtaaactcggctataatcgcgtaagcggtgtctacgccaattaagaagagaagaagaagtataCTTCATGTCAAACGTGTCAGTCAACGTGCgagttattttcaaataaatacttgAGTAATGCCAAAAGTTATTGAAATCTATCCGGAACCTCCCATATCCCCAATATACCCGACTTTTCAAATAACTTTAATCCATTTTTGTatgtcaatatgtgagatattttactgaaattcagtggaaattttattttaaacattctTTATAAGTAATTTAACTTGGTTTGAGCAgcctaatatatattatttttcctcTTATACGCAAAAGAAATATCTCCCTTCCATCTTTTTTTGCTCTGTAtttaatgctttataaaaagtgttacagtgatcggatttagtttcgttcgataatctgtttccatctaaaCGGCAATTTCATAataccccctcgtagaagcccccctctTTATATGCAAAGAGCTCGAATAGCCACTTTTTACAAGAGTCTTTTgggttcaactttacaccacaagggcgttcgccatgggaaggaacaggtggtaatcacttggcgctatgttcGGGCTATATGGTGGTTGCGATAAACCTttcatccgagctcccgtagcttctgacgagtcatcaatgAAGCGTGGAGTCTGGCGTTAttctggtggaacactacactcTGCCTtgtggccaattctggacgcttctggtcgatcgcctgcttcaagcggtccagttgttcgcagtaggtGGAAGAATTAAGCggctggccatatgggagcagctgatagtggatgattccaatctcaccaaacacacagcaaaaccttcctggccgtcaaccCCGGCTTAGCCACTGTTTGAAACTATACGAGTTTATGCCGTAGAATATAGATTAACAAGATGCCAAATATGATTCATTTGCAACATTATGTAATATGCATTTTTGCAACAACTGCAAATACTTTACCGGCTTTGAGCCTCACAAATACAGAAGTGTTACACCTGAACGTTACCCATCCTAACTTATTTCTCTAGGATACTTGGGTTGAGATTATAATGATAATCACAAGCCTTTTAACCTTTCTACTCTTCTGTGACGCAAGAAATGTTAAGCAAATTTAATGAGatgatgttttttgttttaattaacgTCTTATGCCAGTTTAAATTACGTTAGATCAATCTAAAATTTAGTTTGGAACAGAACATTTCGACACTTAATAAACTCATGTCCAGATACAAATTTTAGGCGAACCCATTTATTCATAAATTAGTCAAAGTTCGGAAATGTGTTTAACCACGGTAACGGCGAAtactcatacatacttataagaaTGGTACAACTGAtggctttaaatatttttttacaaactatCAATTGTTATAAAAATGAGCGCATTCAATGAGCACTCCTTGAAAAACACTATTATCACGGATCAATCAAGTTCTATTCACGATCGGCAGTATTGACAAATATGCAAGTCATTGTCAAATTTAGAGTACATTAACTGCAGTGTCAttacaatataaataataaaaacgttTTACAACAGgagttacaaaaatatatgtttgtacctaataataatttatcttcgTAATGAGTTTTGTCATATATTAGCTCATACATATCGGATAGATTTAATGCAATACTTTTTAAAATGGGAATCGTCAGCATATGTGGTCCATTTGAGGAAAATTCGCTGAGCAACGGTAAAACTATCGCCAACCGGTTCTGATGGGTATACTTTAGTGCTGATACTGAATGGATTTTCAATCTCCTGACTAACGGTACGTTTAAATGcttcttcattaaattttttattagactCGAGACTTTTTTGCAACATTTGTAGAAATAGCGCCCAACGTGGCCGAAAGTAATCAATAACAATACCGGACCACTGTTTCGTTGCATAATCTAAAATTTGGCCGTTAGGCCCCCATGCAGTTATTTGATTCCGTGCATTCATTTCGTAAAGCTGTTTCTCCACCGGCGTTCGTCCCAAATTCTTTGCTGCTTCTAACCATCGACTTAATGAGAAGTCCATATTTGTGGCTAATATTGTTTCGAGATCATTTAGAGCCTCCAGCATTTTATCTGCTATAAAAACGTACTTCTCCATATTTTTACTTGTATAGGCAGCCATTAAATTCACGTAGAGTTGGTCGAaggttatttgtaaaaattgtctAGTAATGTCAACAAGGTCATGGGAGACAAACGGTAGATTGTGTAGAGGAATGGTAGTATTTCCTATAACCGAAATCATTTGAGCCCAAGCAATATAAACATTCGAAGTGTTATACCAAACCCATGGACTGAGGTTTGTGGAGGGTCTTCTTGCAATAGAATATTTTCCTCGAATTTTTAATAATCCTTTGTAGGAATAGACAGATTGACGGAGTAATTGCCAAGCACTATGCAAACGGGTTTCCCGAATACCGTAACGTACATCAGCATAAACTTCAAAccaattatttaaatcaaagTCATCTTTCATCCAACCGCGTTCCAAAGCCAACTCGTACATGGCATAGTTTTGATTGATACCTTCCGCTGTAATACCGACACCTACCATCGACGTGTTTACCATATCTCTTGCTAAACGTATTTGCGTATTGACAATATCAACAGATCCATGCATTCCAAGGGTTCCACCGAAATTATGCAACATACACCAAATAAATGGTTGACCATGGAACGAATGTGTACGCTCATATTGAGGAAATTGTTCACTTTGCAGGTCTAATACTAGCATTTTGCCAAGCGGCACTGCCAACAGAAAAGCTTTGATCAATTCATCTgtccaaaaaatattcttcacaAACATCCATCCTTGTAAGAGCCAAATCGCCGAGTTGTCAACTAAACGCATAGACTCGTAAATATGAAATGACGTGGCATTCATATATTCAGCATCTGCGAACCTCGGCTGAATTTCATTGAAGGGATCACAAAAGTATATATTATCACTGCCGTAATTATCAATGGTCTTGTTAAGAAATTTGACTGCAATTTGATTAAATAGCGGATCGCTAGGATCGAGGAAAAGACCACAGCAGTATTTATCTGGAAAGTGGTTCCAACGTTCGACAGCTGTAAAAGTGTTGTTCGGAAAAATTCGTGTCATGGCGACAGGTACATGTCCCGCAAAGGCCGGCAAAGCTACACGTATACCAAGATCACGTTCTGCTTTCAAAATTCGCTGTTGCAGTATTTTTTGCATACGTCTATATGAATGTGGTATCGGTCCGCCCCAGCCACGAATGTTTCCCATGCGCTGCCTGTAATCAATATAAGAGTTGATATGTGCAAAGTTAGGAAAGAAACATTTTgtatgatttattttatttttgttcatctTTTCTCTAAAGACCTTTCTGGACAATATTGATAGATTTATCAGCCAAACAGATCAATGATAATCGGATATACCCTATTACGGGTTTCAACTAAACTGGATTctagttgaaatttttaatttcgatattTACGATAGCTATGTCaagctttattattattagttggAAGGTTAACTcaaatttattaactttaaacAATTTAGCTTTAGGAGTTTGGTCGAAACGTCTTAGAAAGTTTAGAGGGCATGCTTTTTCAGCTTGTCTGTAAATTTGTTATGAGTACTTTCTAAATAAAATACTCATAggttcaaaaatgaaaatcgCATGCGATACTGCGAATTcggaatcaaaaaaaaaaaaggttttctgAATACCACACTTACCACGCTTGAAAAGCTGCGCCTGCAAAATGCTCATCTATTTCATCTTTCGTCAGGCCCATTTCAACATAGACTTCGTGCCAAATGTATTCTTGAATAGGTGCTAACGTTAAGGTTACACCCATCATTGCCATCCAATCGATGTGGCGGCGCCAATTGGGAAAGGTCCACCATGCAAAACTGTAGCTCCATGTACaaacattttgataataaatgaAGTTGCTGGCAGATTTAGAGAAAATCGTGGCATTTGGTAGCTGAATTGGCAATTGCAACTCAACTTTAGTGTGGGTCCAGTCGATGTGCTTATGCAAGTAATACTTGAGATAATGATGAAAACCTTTAGCCACTGCAACACCGTCTGACCCAATAATACTTAACGTGGATGCTTCTGTCTTCTTAATCTAAgatgatttcaaaaaattacaattatttgatatacttctaaatataatatttaaataagaatatatatacTACAGCTTACTTGAAAACTTCTGGATGGCATTGTCTTATCAACATGTACAACGAAACTTTTTGAGGCATCTTCGCCAATTGTGCGTATAATTAAATCTCGGACGGCGATTTCTTGTGTTCCTGTAGGTGTTTCAACATCACCTAGATCAATGACAGCAGAGCTTGAGCATTCTGGAAAATATGTTACAAAGAGCTGAGTTACTAAATTATAAGCATAGCTTTTTTAgatctaaaaatatttcttatattttatccTTATGTAATACATACTACACATATTGTAATCCCATAcaatggtttatatttaaagTGTAATAATTGTCTCATCAGTAAGCcacaaaaaatgattttgatAATACGAATTTTTCGCCTGCACTTGTTAAAGAATTGGTTAACACAATATATACTACTTGACTGGTTTGCAACAACTTTTTAGGTAACTTGcttttacaaaagaaataaagtaTAAAAGAAGATACGGATACAACACaaaactttacataaatatCTGATTCTGAAAGCCTTATCTTAaccaatataataattttcgacatttaaaataactttatactttatattatattgtatatcggtgaatatcttaataatatgttttattgaatataaataGTACGAATTTGGTACAAAAAACAAGTGATATCAGTTTAAATGAAGTGAAATGGATCGACCAGATTAAAGTCAAGATTTATTCGAGATAATCTCCACATAGAAGCCTACCGTCGGTCCCACGAGTATTCTGACAACGCGCTTAAGGCAAATTAGGCTCAACAGATGCAAGCGCTTTCTTCAGAGTCAACGGCCATGAAAATATCCTTTTCATAGAAGAATTGAAACTGGGGATATGTGTACCAGCAGAAAggtttaaaaatcgatttttataccctgaacagggtatattaagtttgccacgaagattgtaacacccagaaggaagcgtcgagaccctataaagtatgtatttaaatgatcagcatgttgagctgagtcgatttagccatgttcgtctgtaTACATACGAActtgtccctcagtttttaagatatcgtttcgaaatttcgcaaacgtcattttctcttcgagaagctgctaatttgtcggtactgccgatatcggaccactataacatatagctgtcatacaaattgaaccatcggaatcaagtttttgtatagaaaactttcacatttgacagtgtatcttcacaaaagttggcacaggttattttctaagataataatgtaatatgcgaagaagttgttcagatcggtttactatagcatatagctgccatacaaacagaatgatcggaatcaaatgcttgcatggaaaacttcctcatttgacgatatatcttcacgaaatttggtatgagttattgttcatagaaataatgtaatatcggaagaaattgttcagatcttctcactatagcatatagctgacatacaaaccgaacgaacGGAttaagggcttgtatggaaaactttcgcatttgacgtggtatcttcacgaaatttgacaatgCATTACTGcttaagataataaaataatctccgaaaaaattgttcacatcggattactattgcatatagcttccatacaccCCGAATGATTGGAGTCAAATGCTTGTATTGGAGACTTTTCAGTTAACGCCTGGTTAACACTGTCCGGTTACGTCTTAAGATTTACTttaacacatagttactaaaagaaatgcacctgtgaagggtatattagcttcggtgcagccgaagttaacgttttttcttgttatgttTTTCCCTTGCTACGTCCTCAGCACAAATTTCTCGTACTAGCAAATGCATGCCATTTTATCTGATGACTTCAATAATGATTTAAAGAAATAGGAGTCTGCTCCACTTGCTGATTACTTGAGAGAAGTATGTCCTTAACATTGAAACGAAAAATTGTAGAAATGTACCAACTACAATAATGGTACTATGATTGGTGTAGTTTTCACTAGAAACATTGAAAATGtagaattgtttattttttagtttcaatgaaatacatatattaactgATTCAAGGCTTAAACATCGTTGGCTCTAAACcagttttagacccatagtaccaaaaaaatttttttttttaattttcacaaattaaattaaatttataattaaattttttatttaaacatttgtatttagaacatattgttatattgtatattatttttgatctcATGGGAGATTAAAAATATAAGTCAAATTAtggttttgttattaaatttgcttattatttactaaaatagattgcaaataaaatgtatttaacaaaacaaaaaatttcacataaattttgaggttatttgaaaaagttatagACATTTTCATTACTTATAACATTGtcacaaaactttttttgtaggACTCGTAGTTTTACCGGAAATTGTGATGAACTGTTTATAACTCTTAAAAGTTCAACCATACACATCCTCTTTCTTTTCTCAATTTCAGATCGCccgcaaattattttttccttaacGCTGGTTATTTTATGCTTCATTTCCGGTGAGTATCATCctactttgcatttttttgaacGGTGGTTGAAACCCGTTTCACGGCTGTCGATTGGACTCAGGTGTATAATCCATTGTCACAAAACAAAGCACAAACTCTTTACGAATTTTCGCGATATTTTCTGGGTCTACGGCCTCTTGCGAATTTAATAAACGGGGTGCATCATTTATGCTGGTATAGTTACAACGGATTTCGGCAAATCAGTCCTTGATCGTTGAAAATGTCGGGTCCAAAACACTTATCCACTTGCTATACATTAACACTTCTTGTTTCAATTAGTAAACAATGTTTGCcattttaacaaatatgtatatataaaagaggTAGGTCGGTTTGAGGTCAATAACATGAGAACGATTGACATGATCGATGTTAAAAGAAATTTGGGTGTATTTTTCGTAAAGTTAGTACTCTAAGACAAGGCTAGAGGTTTTTTGTCGAAAACTTTTCAGAACATGAGTATAGGCTAGAACGGGtcgattttttccataaaatcgcGTTTAGAAAAGCTGAATAATCCGTCGTATGGGAGATATGTaatatagttgtccgatttgGATCagtagaatattaaaataatgcaCCTACGAATTAAATTTCgttcggatatctcaaaaactgacgaacaaatttttataaacccCAAAAGACtcgccttaaaaatcgctggctcttaggcaaagttgttcagaatgatccgtagaacatttccccCTACACTCTAGTGTAAGCAGCCCACAAGCAACTCATCTCTATCTTAAAACCAACAGCAAAAATACGTATTAAAATCACTCAGCGCAACTAAAGTTATTTTCGGctgcaatttttatttgagtTAACTATAAAACAAACTGAATTGACTAGGATATAGCTTAGGGAGAAGTATCTGGTCCTGTCAATTGCAGACATGTttataaaatgcatttaatctttaagtttaataaacttaattttttttaaattttttcttttgaacaTTTTGCAATTAGTAATACTTTATTATCTTTTAGTATAACGGTTTATATATATTCGTTTTTGTTTATAAAGCAACTGATATGTTTGCTCtcttaatgttattttttatttatttaaattaatatttaagtttatgctcctcattatatacatacatatgtacacatatatgtacataaataccttaaacacaattattattatttacttactGCAAAAGAAGAGAAGTGCAATTGTTGTAATAAGAATTATGATCAACCTCATCGTTCGGAATTAAAATAACAACTGAAGGTGTGCGAGAAGTGTATTTGGATCTGACACGAGTATATAAATCTCAATGAGCATATGTATTTTGATTGTATTCAAgtttaatcatttatatatgtatgtattttgctcACATATATGATATAATTTACAGTATTCACGTGCAAGGTCGCATTTAAGCGAGGAGATATAAATCttcgaacaaaaaacaaataggATCTaagatagaaaaattaatattcctttTCAAAATATGCATAATAAAAGGACAATTCCGGCATCACTCTTCTTAATTAAAACCGTCAGCCTTTCGGTGGCTTAATTTTTCGGTCATCACCGAAATGTTTATTACAAATTGaatctctttaaaatatttagaaaattttgtaaGCTATTGAAGAAAATAGTATGGATCCATCATTTCACAGAACACGTACTCAGAGTTGGGTTTTCTGCATTTAAAAAGATGGATTGGAGGATAAATTAGTTCAAATAACTTGCATAAAATGTAAGCAGATTTCTGTAGAGAATCCGAAGAAtgagttttcaataaaaaagttgtgTGATTTAGCAGTCGTTAAATTATCTCTAATGACAACCggggtatatgtacatatttgtcgatatttttatactattgaaacctgttgctacagagtattatagttttgttcacctaacggttgtacgtatcacctaaaactaagcgaattaGATATAGAGTTGTATATTTGCAATctttaacttgagtaaaaattgagatatctcggtGAAACTTGGTATAtgagttccttagtacaaaaacaagaaaaaacgttaatttcggctgcaccgaagctaatacaCAACTCAcgggtgcatttcttttagtaactatgtgttcaatTTATATGGAAGCAATATGatatagtaattcgatctgaacaattttttcggagtaatccatgtcaaattccgtaaagataccacgtcaaatgcgaaagttttccatacaagcacttgattccgatcattcggTTTAtgtggcagttatatgctatagtgaaccgatctgaacaatttcttcggagataataatctataccaaatttcgtgaatatatcttgtcaaatgcaaaagttttccatacaagaatttttttccgatcgttcagtttgtatggcagctatatactatagtaagccgatctgaacaacttcttcggagattacattgttgccctagaaaataacctgtgccaacttttgtgaaatgcaaaagttttccacataaaaacttgattccgatcgttcagtttgtatggcagctatatgttatagtggtctgatatcggcagttccgacaaatgagcagcttctggaagagaaaatgacgtttgcgaaatttcttaaaaactgagggaccagttcatatatatacagacggatagacagacgggcttggctaaatcgacccagctcaacatactgatcatttaaatatatactttatagggtctccgatgcttccttttgggtgttacaaacttcgtgataaacttaatataccctgatCAGGGCATAAaaatacgagttcgtagatgggcgtaatcatACTATTgctacgcccacaaatcgccattaaccgaaaacacataaagtgccataactaagcactcaattaagatataaaagtcttatatggtacagaggatcgcagtagtAAGACCCATGggcaatttttttggaaaaagtgggCGTAGATACCTCACCTATTATCACCAATCATTACTCCATAGGTTGATCAGTAAACACGCTCTCTCACATGCTGGCCTacatatgcggtataaagtcacttCGAAGTTCCAAAATCGCTGTTctaggtatatgggagctaagggtGGTATTGACAcgattcaatttatttttgacaCACCGTttcactagaattgtctcctaaactttaaacgcgtttttctcgaaactacttttttgagTTCACTGAAacgattcctttgaaatttggtatatatcttctttatacaatgctctatcgtgtccgccttggatttccaaaaaattttgatttgaagtattttaaaaaaattcgaaaaggtcgaaaaaatcgggtcaaaaacttttttttcaaatcggcgccattttgttatttttttttttgtttttttgaaaatggtcaacCCGATAACCACATCCTTAGATGAAAGAagaattttcttgttttctgcgttttagatctctacaagagttgaaatcacgtcaaccaggatgcaccgtttttttttttgaagccacCACTCCACCGGCCCGTATCTCaatgaattttggttttttttttcttgcaatttttttttatattattaaaatgtcaataaaaatcttataaaaaaatggatagtaaaactgtcattcatttttttatcttagtttaaaaaatgctaaaattacGCGtttagaccagaatacccccttaaaccACGAAGATAGGCGACCTCCTTAACATGCATACATGGGGAGGGAACCACAAGTTAAGTGGTCCCGTGCTGCCAACGCACAACTGCTTCTCTACAATTTTACCATTGCAAAGCAAACACAATTTAACTGCAAGAACAAGGAGAGAGCCGGGTTAACAGCCATATAGTTTTTCTGAGTCGATCAGGTTTCAATGGAATGTTAGGTCGTAGTTGACCCGTCAGGCAATATTGAGCACGAAATACTTATATAAACATCCTCCCAGTTACATGAtgcaggatatcacccgaacaGAGGTGTGCTACTTCGTGGTGATAACCGTTTAGTACTTCGCTATCATTTCCATATATAGGACTACAATTTGAATATTCACCAACTAGTAGGGGTGGACGCCGCCTCCAGTCCAAATATTACCCGAAGAGCATAAATACGTTGATGCTAAATCTGTATGCTCGACAGGAATAAATTAT belongs to Bactrocera dorsalis isolate Fly_Bdor chromosome 1, ASM2337382v1, whole genome shotgun sequence and includes:
- the LOC105225646 gene encoding alpha-N-acetylglucosaminidase, giving the protein MRLIIILITTIALLFFCKCSSSAVIDLGDVETPTGTQEIAVRDLIIRTIGEDASKSFVVHVDKTMPSRSFQIKKTEASTLSIIGSDGVAVAKGFHHYLKYYLHKHIDWTHTKVELQLPIQLPNATIFSKSASNFIYYQNVCTWSYSFAWWTFPNWRRHIDWMAMMGVTLTLAPIQEYIWHEVYVEMGLTKDEIDEHFAGAAFQAWQRMGNIRGWGGPIPHSYRRMQKILQQRILKAERDLGIRVALPAFAGHVPVAMTRIFPNNTFTAVERWNHFPDKYCCGLFLDPSDPLFNQIAVKFLNKTIDNYGSDNIYFCDPFNEIQPRFADAEYMNATSFHIYESMRLVDNSAIWLLQGWMFVKNIFWTDELIKAFLLAVPLGKMLVLDLQSEQFPQYERTHSFHGQPFIWCMLHNFGGTLGMHGSVDIVNTQIRLARDMVNTSMVGVGITAEGINQNYAMYELALERGWMKDDFDLNNWFEVYADVRYGIRETRLHSAWQLLRQSVYSYKGLLKIRGKYSIARRPSTNLSPWVWYNTSNVYIAWAQMISVIGNTTIPLHNLPFVSHDLVDITRQFLQITFDQLYVNLMAAYTSKNMEKYVFIADKMLEALNDLETILATNMDFSLSRWLEAAKNLGRTPVEKQLYEMNARNQITAWGPNGQILDYATKQWSGIVIDYFRPRWALFLQMLQKSLESNKKFNEEAFKRTVSQEIENPFSISTKVYPSEPVGDSFTVAQRIFLKWTTYADDSHFKKYCIKSIRYV